A stretch of DNA from Alphaproteobacteria bacterium:
AGCTTCGCCATGATTGCCGCACTGCCGGGGCTGCCGATGGCGCCGTAGAAATTCACCTTCTTGTCGGTCGGCGCCGGACGGATACGGATTTCACGCGGAATATCGAAATATTTCCCCTTGAAGGTGAAGGGTTCGCCCGACAGCCCGGCCGCGACGATACGGTAGATTTCATCGAAGCGGCCCCGCGCCTCGCGCATGTCGATACCATAGGCGTCGTATTCCGACTTCGCCGTGCCGCGCCCGATGCCGAGATGCAGCGTGCCGCGGGTCAGCGTATTCACCATCGAGATTTCCTCGGCGATGCGCAGCGGGTGGTACCAGGGCAGCACCAGCACCGAGGTGCCGAGGCCGAGATCGGGACAGGCGGCGGCGATATGCGCCATGAACAGCAGCGGGCTGGGCGTGGGGTAGTAATCGCTGAAATGATGCTCCAGCAGCCAGGCGGCCTCATATCCCAGCGCCTGCCCGTGTTTGCAGTCCTCGATCACGTCCTGGTAGAGGTCGTGATCGGAGGTCGCCGCATCGCTCGATGGCGCGACCTGGAAGCCGAAGGTGATTTTGCCGTTGCCGCTCATTCCCAATTCCCTGAATTTCCTGCACAGTAGTGGCCGAACGATAGGATGCCCCCGGCATGCGATCAACCGCATGCGCCTGGGGCGACAACATGCCGACAAGGAGCACTGGTTGAAATGGCTGAAAAATCACTGGGATTCATAGGGCTGGGCGATATGGGCGGACCGATGGCGGGCCGCCTGCTGGACGCGGGATATACTCTCAGCGTCTATGACGTACGCAAGGACGCGATGGCGGCAGCGGTGGCGAAGGGCGCAACGGCGTGTTCCAGCCCGGCCCATGTCGCCAGCCGCGAGGCCACCGTGATGGTCAGCCTGCCGACCCCGGATGTGGTGCGCGTCGTGGCGCTGGGCCCGGACGGGATCGTCGAAGGCACCGCCATAAAGACCTATATCGATCTCTCGACCAGCGGCGCGAGCACGGCGAAAGCGGTGTCCGAGGGGCTGGCGGCGAAAGGCATCCAGTCGCTGGATTGTCCGGTCAGCGGCGGCATCCGCGGCGCCGAGGCCGGTACGCTGTCGCTCATGCTGTCCGGACCCGAGTCGTTGCTGGACGCAAACCGCCCGGCGCTGGAGGTAATCGGCGACAACCTGTTCTTCATCGGCAGCGAACCGGGACTGGGCCAGACCATGAAGCTGGTCAACAACTTCCTGTCCGCCGCCAACAACATCGCCGCCGCCGAAGCCTGCGTAATGGGCGCAAAGGCCGGGATCGATCCGAAGGTGCTGCTCGACGTGGTCAACGCCAGCAGCGGCTACAACTCCGCCACAAGGGACAAATACCCCTACGCGGTCCTCACGCGCACCTTCGCCAAGAGCATGAAGCAGAAGCTGCTGCTCAAGGACGTGGCGCTATGCATGAGCGAGGCCGAGGCGATGAAGGTGCCGATGTGGCTCGGCAACACGGTCCGCCAGTTCCTGAGCTATGCGGTCAGCCAGGGCACGGGGGACGACACGTCCGTGTCGCTGATCAAGCATGTCGAAGGCTGGGCAGGGACGACGTTTGGCGGGGAGAAGTACCGGAACTGAGGAGCATTGAAGACG
This window harbors:
- a CDS encoding NAD(P)-dependent oxidoreductase, whose amino-acid sequence is MAEKSLGFIGLGDMGGPMAGRLLDAGYTLSVYDVRKDAMAAAVAKGATACSSPAHVASREATVMVSLPTPDVVRVVALGPDGIVEGTAIKTYIDLSTSGASTAKAVSEGLAAKGIQSLDCPVSGGIRGAEAGTLSLMLSGPESLLDANRPALEVIGDNLFFIGSEPGLGQTMKLVNNFLSAANNIAAAEACVMGAKAGIDPKVLLDVVNASSGYNSATRDKYPYAVLTRTFAKSMKQKLLLKDVALCMSEAEAMKVPMWLGNTVRQFLSYAVSQGTGDDTSVSLIKHVEGWAGTTFGGEKYRN
- a CDS encoding LLM class flavin-dependent oxidoreductase; this translates as MSGNGKITFGFQVAPSSDAATSDHDLYQDVIEDCKHGQALGYEAAWLLEHHFSDYYPTPSPLLFMAHIAAACPDLGLGTSVLVLPWYHPLRIAEEISMVNTLTRGTLHLGIGRGTAKSEYDAYGIDMREARGRFDEIYRIVAAGLSGEPFTFKGKYFDIPREIRIRPAPTDKKVNFYGAIGSPGSAAIMAKLGLPPLCLAQFPDSLLAKILGNWRAASEAAGHVTDVTTPIQVKCFIADTDEEARDLARIYLPRNFVVQAKHYEVDANPWEGIEDYAVFTKMFGNMRAMMDPDNLGPLIDQNLVGSPETVARRVQAMNDLGFNYFLVSTAMPGTPKEVRREMYRRFAVDVAPRFDSSFGKRQAQAAD